The following coding sequences are from one Gigantopelta aegis isolate Gae_Host chromosome 15, Gae_host_genome, whole genome shotgun sequence window:
- the LOC121389939 gene encoding peptidyl-prolyl cis-trans isomerase H-like, whose protein sequence is MASICAEKPSNPDNPIVFFDIQIGTVEAGRVKFELFADKVPQTAENFRKFCTGEHKRDGVPLGYKGSSFHRVIKDFMVQGGDFLNNDGTGLMSIYGGPFADESFVMRHTGPGMLSMANSGKDTNGCQFFITCAKCDFLDGKHVVFGKVVDGLLVLRKIENVPTGPNNKPKLPVLVSECGEM, encoded by the exons ATGGCTTCCATTTGCGCGGAGAAACCTTCGAATCCTGACAACCCTATTGTTTTCTTCGATATCCAGATAGGAACAGTA gAAGCAGGCAGAGTAAAATTTGAACTGTTTGCTGATAAAGTGCCTCAGACCGCAGAAAATTTTAG GAAATTTTGTACTGGGGAACACAAGAGAGATGGAGTCCCTTTAGGATATAAAGGATCCAGTTTCCATAG AGTCATCAAAGATTTCATGGTTCAAGGAGGAGACTTTCTAAAT AATGATGGTACGGGGTTGATGAGTATATACGGTGGTCCATTTGCTGATGAAAGTTTCGTTATGAGGCACACCGGTCCAGGGATGCTCAGTATG GCCAACAGTGGCAAAGATACAAATGGCTGTCAGTTTTTTATTACCTGTGCAAAATGCGATTTTCTTGATGGGAAACATGTGGTGTTTG GAAAGGTTGTTGATGGACTTTTGGTGCTTagaaaaattgaaaatgttccAACAGGGCCTAACAACAAACCCAAACTTCCGGTGCTTGTTTCAGAATGCGGGGAAATGTGA